A region from the Mycolicibacterium litorale genome encodes:
- a CDS encoding dienelactone hydrolase family protein, translating to MTPLQRYIAEEIATDHVDGLLSRREALRRLSLLGIGTAGATALFAACAENRQPEAEAPVTSSGAATVSAPPPGAEGAVPTEPVTWAGPRGQLRGAWAAAAEPRGAVLVVHENKGLNDYIRSVAGRFAGIGYSALAIDLLSGQGGTAAFADPAEATAALSKLPPEEAVADLKSGIAELGRRVPDRKLAAVGFCMGGGMVWRLLASGEPRLAAAVPFYGPTPENPDFSGSKDVAVLGIYAAQDQRVNATEPVARAALERAGMVFELVTEPDANHAFFNDTGERYNATAAADAWTRVQDWFTRYLAR from the coding sequence GTGACACCGTTGCAGCGCTACATCGCCGAAGAGATCGCCACCGACCACGTCGACGGCTTGCTGTCCCGCCGTGAGGCACTGCGCAGGCTCTCCCTGCTGGGCATCGGCACGGCGGGCGCCACGGCATTGTTCGCCGCGTGCGCGGAGAACCGGCAACCGGAGGCGGAGGCCCCGGTCACCTCGAGTGGCGCCGCCACGGTGAGCGCCCCGCCGCCGGGGGCCGAGGGTGCGGTGCCGACGGAACCGGTGACGTGGGCCGGGCCGCGCGGTCAACTGCGGGGCGCGTGGGCCGCCGCGGCCGAACCGCGCGGCGCCGTGTTGGTCGTCCACGAGAACAAGGGGCTCAACGACTACATCCGTTCGGTGGCCGGCCGATTCGCCGGCATCGGCTACTCTGCGCTCGCGATCGACCTCCTCTCTGGTCAGGGCGGCACCGCGGCGTTCGCCGACCCGGCCGAAGCCACGGCGGCGCTGAGCAAGTTGCCGCCGGAAGAGGCCGTCGCCGACCTCAAGTCGGGCATCGCCGAGCTGGGACGCCGGGTGCCGGATCGCAAACTCGCGGCGGTCGGGTTCTGCATGGGCGGAGGCATGGTGTGGCGTCTGCTGGCCTCGGGGGAGCCCCGGCTTGCCGCCGCGGTGCCGTTCTACGGCCCGACACCCGAGAACCCCGACTTCTCCGGCTCGAAAGACGTTGCGGTACTGGGTATCTATGCCGCCCAAGACCAACGCGTCAACGCCACCGAACCGGTCGCCCGCGCCGCGCTGGAGAGGGCAGGCATGGTGTTCGAACTCGTCACCGAACCCGACGCCAATCACGCGTTCTTCAACGACACCGGTGAGCGGTACAACGCCACCGCTGCCGCCGACGCGTGGACCCGGGTGCAGGACTGGTTCACCCGCTACCTCGCCCGGTGA
- a CDS encoding FAD-dependent oxidoreductase, with product MHVIVVGAGPVGLFTAVALARRGHTVVVVDRDPGPPPSGPWRRRGVMQFAHAHTFRAPVLHAMRAELPDAVGALRVSGAGIAHGPAGDVAALLCRRSTFERVLHGVAAQQARLTRLVGTAERPHLVGGRVTGVVIGGRVVTGDVVIDASGRAARYLRTFRPDAEGGDCGAVYATRQYRLYDGAPPGPVNSPIGLSLSMSGYAAIAFVHDRGTFSVTVTHDGTDTRLRRLREDAVFEAAVRAIPQLCDWIDPQRSYPLTPVLPGGRLYNSYRRQVSDDGTPQLPGLVSVGDAVCTTTPLAGRGVTLGFMQARALLHTLDDEPDIDSATVRFDAWCERHVRPWFDDHRRVDADRVRRWGGGDIDLAAALPSDLIVAASEADPALRPLVEPYATMAAPPAGLAPAEARARAVYAGGWRPPVPPGPTRSGLADLCDSYAAAAIAAPASLAAIAAPASLAAIAAPASLAAIAAPASLAAIAAPASLAAIAAVSTSPGAV from the coding sequence ATGCATGTGATCGTCGTGGGCGCCGGTCCCGTCGGGCTGTTCACCGCGGTCGCGTTGGCGCGACGCGGTCACACGGTGGTCGTCGTGGACCGCGACCCGGGGCCGCCGCCGTCGGGGCCGTGGCGGCGCAGGGGAGTGATGCAGTTCGCACACGCCCACACCTTCCGCGCACCGGTACTGCACGCGATGCGCGCGGAGTTGCCCGATGCCGTCGGTGCGCTGAGGGTCTCGGGCGCGGGCATAGCCCACGGTCCCGCCGGTGACGTCGCCGCACTGCTGTGCCGCCGGTCGACATTCGAACGGGTACTGCACGGTGTCGCCGCGCAGCAGGCGCGACTGACGCGTCTCGTCGGCACAGCGGAGCGCCCGCACCTCGTGGGTGGGCGCGTCACGGGTGTGGTGATCGGCGGTCGCGTGGTGACCGGTGACGTCGTCATCGACGCCTCCGGCCGGGCGGCCCGATACCTGCGCACGTTCCGCCCGGACGCCGAAGGTGGTGACTGCGGCGCCGTCTACGCGACACGGCAGTACCGGCTGTACGACGGTGCGCCGCCCGGCCCGGTGAATTCGCCGATCGGCCTGTCGCTGAGCATGTCCGGCTACGCCGCCATCGCGTTCGTCCATGACCGCGGCACCTTCTCGGTGACCGTCACCCACGACGGCACCGACACCCGGCTGCGCAGGCTGCGGGAGGACGCGGTGTTCGAGGCGGCGGTGCGCGCGATCCCGCAGCTGTGCGACTGGATCGACCCGCAGCGGTCGTATCCGCTGACGCCCGTACTGCCCGGGGGCCGGCTGTACAACAGCTACCGCCGCCAGGTGAGCGACGACGGTACACCGCAGCTGCCCGGGTTGGTCTCGGTCGGTGACGCGGTGTGTACGACGACCCCGCTCGCCGGCCGCGGCGTGACACTGGGCTTCATGCAGGCACGCGCCCTGCTGCACACACTCGACGACGAACCCGACATCGATTCGGCCACAGTGCGGTTCGACGCCTGGTGCGAACGCCACGTGCGGCCGTGGTTCGACGACCACCGCCGCGTCGACGCCGACCGGGTGCGGCGCTGGGGCGGCGGCGACATCGACCTGGCGGCCGCGCTGCCGTCGGACCTGATCGTGGCGGCGTCGGAGGCCGATCCCGCCCTGCGGCCGCTGGTCGAGCCATACGCGACGATGGCCGCGCCGCCCGCCGGTCTCGCGCCGGCAGAGGCGCGGGCGCGGGCGGTCTACGCAGGCGGCTGGCGGCCGCCGGTGCCGCCGGGTCCCACCCGGTCCGGTCTCGCCGACCTGTGCGACTCCTACGCCGCCGCCGCTATCGCGGCGCCAGCATCCCTCGCCGCTATCGCGGCGCCAGCATCCCTCGCCGCTATCGCGGCGCCAGCATCCCTCGCCGCTATCGCGGCGCCAGCATCCCTCGCCGCTATCGCGGCGCCAGCATCCCTCGCCGCTATCGCGGCGGTGTCCACGTCACCGGGAGCCGTTTGA
- a CDS encoding glycosyltransferase, with product MRVVQVANFYGPRSGGLRTAVDRLGAEYCAAGHEVFLVVPGRRTEHQRLPSGVTRITLPARLIPFTGGYRAVLPGPVTALLNELSPDAIEVSDRLTLRSLGGWGRRHGAATVMISHERLDRLIGQVLPGRTARLLADAANRRTAGNYDTVVCTTAFARREFDRIDATNVVTVPLGVDLDQFHPRRRSAEVRKRWADHDQTLLVHCGRLSVEKHAHRSIDAVAALRDSGTDAHLVVVGEGPLRQRLERQAAGLPVHFTGFIGCRDTVAGILASADVALAPGPHETFGLAALEALACGTPAVVSQTSALAEILTADSGAAADNDPEAIAHAVHSVIEIPEALRRSNARRRAEQFTWPRAAAGMLAAMGPR from the coding sequence GTGCGCGTGGTACAGGTCGCTAACTTCTACGGACCCCGCTCCGGCGGGCTCCGCACCGCGGTCGATCGGCTCGGCGCGGAGTACTGTGCGGCCGGCCACGAGGTGTTCCTCGTGGTCCCCGGCCGTCGCACCGAACACCAGCGCCTGCCGAGCGGTGTCACCCGGATCACCCTGCCCGCTCGCCTGATCCCGTTCACCGGCGGCTACCGCGCCGTCCTGCCCGGACCGGTCACCGCGTTGCTCAACGAGCTGAGTCCCGACGCGATCGAGGTCTCCGACCGGCTGACCCTGCGATCGCTCGGAGGATGGGGGCGACGGCACGGTGCCGCGACGGTGATGATCTCTCACGAACGGCTCGACCGGTTGATCGGTCAGGTGCTGCCCGGACGAACCGCCCGCCTGCTCGCGGACGCCGCCAACCGTCGCACCGCGGGCAACTACGACACCGTGGTGTGCACGACGGCGTTCGCGCGCAGGGAGTTCGACCGGATCGACGCCACCAACGTCGTCACAGTGCCGCTCGGAGTGGACCTCGACCAGTTCCACCCCCGGCGGCGCTCAGCGGAGGTGCGGAAGCGGTGGGCCGATCACGACCAGACACTCCTCGTGCACTGTGGCAGGCTGTCGGTCGAGAAGCACGCGCACCGCAGCATCGACGCGGTTGCCGCGCTGCGGGATTCCGGAACCGACGCGCACCTGGTCGTGGTGGGCGAAGGCCCGCTGCGGCAACGCCTCGAACGCCAGGCCGCCGGGCTGCCCGTCCATTTCACCGGCTTCATCGGTTGCCGCGACACGGTCGCCGGCATCCTGGCGTCCGCCGACGTGGCACTCGCCCCCGGTCCGCACGAGACATTCGGCCTGGCGGCGTTGGAGGCGCTGGCATGCGGAACGCCCGCGGTCGTGTCGCAGACGTCGGCGCTCGCGGAGATCCTCACCGCCGACAGCGGCGCGGCGGCCGACAACGACCCCGAAGCCATCGCACACGCCGTTCACAGCGTGATCGAGATCCCGGAGGCGCTGCGCCGCAGCAACGCGCGTCGACGTGCCGAACAGTTCACCTGGCCGCGGGCCGCTGCGGGCATGCTGGCCGCGATGGGTCCGCGGTAG
- a CDS encoding cytochrome P450, with amino-acid sequence MGIAARENGAVPPDVPLSEVNLGSWEFWALDDDVREGAFRTLRREAPIRHFPEFIGEEGRGHWAVTRYDDVFYASRHPEIFSSASGITIGDQTPELNEYFGSMIAMDDPRHSRLRNIVRSAFTPRVLARVEDAVRERARRLVAEMVARHPDGDGDIVTDFAGPLPLQIICDMMGIPEDDHQRVFHWTNVILGFGDPDLTTDFDDFVRVAMEIGAYASALADDRRAHPGDDLTTSLVHAEVDGHQLTSSEVASFFILLVVAGNETTRNAISHGVLALSRYPDQRRIWFDAYDEVAPTAVEEIVRWASPVSYMRRTLTRDAELGGVKLAAGDKVSLWYGSANRDESKFADPWTFDVRRNPNPHVGFGGGGAHFCLGANLARREITVAFEELHRQIPDIAASEEPSRLQSAFIHGIKRLPVTWTPPR; translated from the coding sequence GTGGGCATTGCGGCGCGGGAGAACGGCGCGGTTCCACCTGACGTGCCGCTCTCCGAGGTCAACCTCGGTTCGTGGGAATTCTGGGCTCTCGACGACGACGTCCGCGAGGGCGCGTTCCGCACGCTGCGCCGCGAGGCCCCGATCCGCCACTTCCCGGAGTTCATCGGCGAGGAGGGGCGCGGGCACTGGGCCGTCACACGCTACGACGACGTGTTCTACGCCAGCAGGCATCCCGAGATATTCAGCTCCGCCTCGGGGATCACGATCGGCGACCAGACCCCCGAATTGAACGAGTACTTCGGTTCCATGATCGCGATGGACGATCCGCGGCACAGCCGACTGCGCAACATCGTGCGCAGCGCATTCACCCCGAGGGTGTTGGCCCGGGTCGAGGACGCCGTGCGCGAACGGGCCCGCCGGCTGGTCGCCGAGATGGTTGCCCGCCACCCCGACGGCGACGGTGACATCGTCACCGATTTCGCCGGACCGCTGCCGCTGCAGATCATCTGCGACATGATGGGCATCCCCGAGGACGACCATCAGCGGGTGTTCCACTGGACCAACGTCATCCTCGGGTTCGGGGACCCGGATCTGACCACCGACTTCGACGATTTCGTCAGGGTCGCCATGGAGATCGGGGCGTATGCGAGTGCCCTGGCCGACGACCGGCGCGCACATCCCGGTGACGATCTCACCACCAGTCTCGTCCACGCCGAGGTGGACGGCCATCAGCTCACGTCGAGCGAGGTGGCGTCGTTCTTCATCCTGCTGGTGGTCGCCGGCAACGAGACCACCCGCAATGCCATCAGCCACGGCGTGCTCGCGCTGAGCCGCTACCCCGACCAACGCCGGATCTGGTTCGACGCGTACGACGAGGTGGCGCCGACGGCCGTCGAGGAGATCGTGCGGTGGGCGTCCCCGGTCAGCTACATGCGACGTACCCTGACCCGCGACGCCGAGTTGGGTGGCGTCAAACTCGCTGCGGGCGACAAGGTCTCGCTGTGGTACGGCTCGGCGAACCGGGATGAGTCGAAGTTCGCCGATCCGTGGACGTTCGACGTCCGCCGGAACCCCAATCCGCACGTCGGGTTCGGCGGCGGCGGCGCGCACTTCTGTCTCGGCGCTAATCTGGCCCGCCGGGAGATCACCGTGGCATTCGAGGAGTTGCACCGGCAGATACCCGACATCGCCGCATCCGAGGAACCCAGCCGGCTGCAGTCGGCGTTCATCCACGGGATCAAACGGCTCCCGGTGACGTGGACACCGCCGCGATAG
- a CDS encoding chorismate mutase: MAGAALGAAVTATPAHADDGGPLTALVDAAAQRLSTAEPVAANKWNTKAPIEDPVRVQQVLAAVTTDASARGVDAERVRRVFADQIAATEAIQYSRFAQWKLDPAAAPTTAPELASSRSVIDGLNRTMVEQMAAQWPLLQSPQCADRVREATEAVATARALDQLYRDALWFATRSYCG; this comes from the coding sequence ATGGCCGGCGCCGCCCTCGGTGCCGCCGTCACCGCCACGCCCGCGCACGCTGACGACGGCGGCCCCCTGACCGCCCTGGTCGACGCCGCCGCGCAACGGTTGAGCACCGCCGAGCCGGTGGCGGCCAACAAGTGGAACACCAAGGCGCCGATCGAGGATCCGGTCCGCGTGCAGCAGGTGCTGGCTGCGGTGACCACCGATGCGTCCGCGCGCGGTGTGGACGCCGAGCGGGTGCGCCGCGTGTTCGCCGACCAGATCGCGGCGACCGAGGCCATCCAGTACAGCCGCTTCGCGCAGTGGAAGCTCGATCCGGCGGCCGCACCCACCACCGCGCCGGAGCTGGCGTCCTCGCGTTCGGTGATCGACGGTCTGAACCGCACCATGGTCGAGCAGATGGCCGCACAGTGGCCGCTGCTGCAGTCGCCGCAGTGCGCCGACCGGGTCCGCGAGGCGACCGAGGCGGTGGCGACCGCACGGGCGCTCGATCAGCTCTACCGCGACGCGCTCTGGTTCGCCACCCGCTCCTACTGCGGCTGA
- a CDS encoding SRPBCC family protein produces the protein MQGSVSVTMKAPADEIWDLVADVRNTGRFSPEVMEAEWLDGATGPAVGARFRGHVRRNEIGPVYWTTCRVTACEPGREFGFEVLLGDRAVNNWHYRFTPVEGGTEVTESFRLNDFPLMRVFAIAGGQLRRRRNIRDMRKTLERIRAVAEAQG, from the coding sequence ATGCAGGGTTCGGTCAGCGTGACGATGAAGGCACCGGCGGACGAGATCTGGGATCTGGTCGCCGACGTGCGCAACACCGGTCGCTTCTCGCCGGAGGTGATGGAAGCCGAATGGCTCGACGGTGCCACCGGACCCGCGGTCGGCGCCCGCTTCCGCGGTCACGTCCGGCGCAACGAGATCGGCCCGGTGTACTGGACGACGTGCCGGGTCACCGCCTGCGAGCCGGGCCGCGAATTCGGCTTCGAGGTGCTCCTCGGTGACCGGGCGGTCAACAACTGGCACTACCGTTTCACCCCTGTGGAGGGTGGCACCGAGGTCACCGAGTCGTTCCGCCTCAACGACTTCCCGCTGATGCGGGTCTTCGCGATCGCAGGCGGCCAGCTGCGGCGGCGGCGCAACATCCGGGACATGCGCAAGACGCTCGAACGGATCCGGGCCGTCGCCGAGGCGCAGGGCTAG
- a CDS encoding TetR/AcrR family transcriptional regulator has translation MTDKVKRSYRSDLRTAQAQQTRRTLVAAAARLFVEQGYGATTIDAVAEAAGVSRKTVFTAVGGKLDLLKLAVDWAVAGDDDDVAVADRDEIGRALAAHDPEELLRRCARVMAGVNERVGDLVRVLEVAAGVDAEAETLLAAVGEQRLADARLVARRLRALGLLTGRTAYEEAVDLIFLTTDPHPYDVLVRQRGWSPTRYARWLGDWLVGQLVPG, from the coding sequence ATGACGGACAAAGTCAAGAGGAGCTACCGATCGGATCTGCGCACGGCGCAGGCGCAGCAGACCCGGCGCACCCTGGTGGCGGCGGCCGCCCGGCTGTTCGTCGAGCAGGGCTACGGTGCGACGACGATCGACGCGGTCGCCGAGGCGGCCGGCGTCAGCCGCAAGACGGTGTTCACCGCGGTGGGCGGCAAACTCGACCTGCTCAAACTCGCGGTGGACTGGGCGGTGGCCGGCGACGACGACGACGTGGCGGTGGCCGACCGGGATGAGATCGGGCGTGCGCTGGCCGCGCACGATCCGGAAGAGCTCCTGCGGCGCTGCGCGCGGGTCATGGCCGGGGTCAACGAGCGGGTCGGGGACCTGGTCCGCGTCCTCGAAGTGGCCGCGGGAGTGGACGCCGAGGCCGAGACGCTGCTGGCCGCCGTCGGCGAACAGCGGTTGGCCGACGCTCGCCTGGTGGCGCGCCGACTGCGGGCGCTGGGGCTGCTGACCGGACGCACGGCGTACGAGGAGGCGGTCGATCTGATCTTCCTGACCACCGATCCGCACCCGTACGACGTGCTGGTGCGTCAGCGCGGGTGGTCGCCCACGCGGTACGCACGGTGGCTCGGCGACTGGCTGGTCGGACAGTTGGTCCCGGGCTGA
- a CDS encoding HAD family hydrolase — protein sequence MTKPHSTAGSAPAVLFDIDGTLVDSNYLHVHAWHRSFADEGLTVESWRVHRSIGMDGSTLLDALVPDADDDARKRLKEGHSRYYLESKGLLRLLPGARALLEKVHELGLQVVLATSAPEDELKVLREVLDSEDVIAAMTSGEDVDTAKPQPDIVHIALERAGVDTGRAVFVGDAVWDIEACQRAGVPSIGVLSGGVSRGELTEAGARAVFENAEDLRAHLADSPVAALLD from the coding sequence ATGACCAAACCGCACAGCACGGCCGGTTCCGCACCGGCCGTGCTTTTCGATATCGACGGCACCCTGGTCGATTCGAACTATCTGCACGTTCACGCCTGGCACCGCTCGTTCGCCGACGAGGGATTGACCGTCGAATCGTGGCGTGTGCACCGATCCATCGGAATGGACGGCTCCACGCTGCTGGACGCCCTGGTGCCCGACGCCGACGACGACGCCCGCAAACGCCTCAAAGAGGGCCACTCGCGCTACTACCTGGAGTCCAAGGGGCTGCTGCGGTTGCTGCCCGGCGCGCGGGCGCTGCTGGAGAAGGTGCACGAACTCGGGCTGCAGGTGGTGCTCGCCACCTCCGCACCCGAGGACGAACTGAAGGTGTTGCGCGAGGTGCTCGACAGTGAGGACGTCATCGCCGCGATGACCTCCGGCGAAGACGTCGACACCGCCAAACCTCAACCGGACATCGTCCACATCGCCCTGGAACGCGCCGGGGTGGACACGGGTCGCGCGGTCTTCGTCGGGGACGCGGTCTGGGACATCGAGGCGTGTCAGCGAGCCGGAGTGCCGTCGATCGGTGTGCTCAGCGGCGGGGTGTCGCGCGGCGAACTGACCGAGGCGGGTGCGCGCGCGGTCTTCGAGAACGCCGAAGACCTGCGCGCGCACCTCGCCGACAGTCCCGTCGCCGCGCTGTTGGACTGA
- a CDS encoding TIGR03854 family LLM class F420-dependent oxidoreductase, translating to MKIRFGVGIGAETPAGRLAGIVDHLESSGVDSLWFSELVYTEATDPFVGMAYALGRTTRLKVGTSVAILPGRHPVLVAKQLASLAALAPKRVLPVFGLQSAIPAERAIFAVPAGRRAAVFDEALQVLRATLTSPDVTFEGEHYTVHDVAVAPRPAPPLDIWLGGSAPAALRRIGRLGDGWLGSFLTPEEARRGREAIERAAADAGRHIEADHFGISLAVADGELGDQTVEVVRRRRPDVDPSELIARDWPALHRQLDAYLAAGLTKFVIRPAAAVPMDAFVERFVAELTPRET from the coding sequence GTGAAGATCCGGTTCGGCGTCGGGATCGGCGCGGAGACTCCGGCCGGCCGACTGGCCGGCATCGTCGACCACCTCGAGAGCAGCGGGGTCGATTCCCTGTGGTTCTCCGAACTCGTCTACACCGAGGCGACCGATCCGTTCGTCGGGATGGCGTACGCGCTGGGCCGCACCACCCGTCTCAAAGTCGGCACCTCGGTGGCGATCCTCCCCGGTCGCCATCCGGTGCTCGTCGCCAAACAACTGGCGTCACTGGCCGCACTGGCCCCCAAGCGGGTGCTCCCGGTGTTCGGCCTGCAGTCGGCGATCCCCGCCGAGCGGGCGATCTTCGCGGTCCCGGCGGGACGGCGCGCCGCGGTGTTCGACGAGGCGCTACAGGTGCTCCGGGCGACGCTGACATCACCGGACGTCACTTTCGAGGGGGAGCACTACACGGTGCACGACGTCGCCGTCGCGCCTCGGCCGGCACCGCCGCTGGACATCTGGCTCGGTGGGTCGGCGCCGGCGGCGTTGCGCCGGATCGGCCGACTCGGAGACGGCTGGCTCGGCAGCTTCCTGACGCCGGAGGAGGCGCGCCGCGGGCGCGAGGCCATCGAGCGGGCCGCCGCCGACGCCGGCCGCCACATCGAGGCCGACCACTTCGGAATCTCCCTGGCGGTGGCAGACGGCGAACTCGGCGACCAGACGGTGGAGGTGGTCCGCAGGCGCCGCCCGGATGTGGACCCGTCGGAACTGATCGCCCGCGACTGGCCGGCGCTGCACCGTCAGCTAGACGCCTATCTCGCCGCCGGCCTGACGAAATTCGTGATCCGTCCGGCCGCGGCGGTCCCCATGGACGCCTTCGTCGAACGGTTCGTCGCCGAACTCACGCCGCGGGAGACCTGA
- a CDS encoding flavin-containing monooxygenase — translation MRNPHAGQPFTDSDEQIAHALLDVSIPTLVMSLVHMSGDESLIRGPLRPAGLFLNEVQGYMSEEDKAAVRAIALPIIADYRDRGCPEPAPIRPELLHEMMQWLVCEPVPAEYVPMLLEEMELDGRDTRAVPQADPARTDFPVVVIGCGESGLLAGIRLKEAGIPFTILERNAGVGGTWWQNTYPGARVDVGNHFYCYSFEPSDGWTHFFAEQPELQAYFQRVFDRHGLAPHARFDTEVTEAVWDDDSATWTVYVRGRDGAVSSLRARAVISAVGQLNRPHTPVIEGQHGFAGPAFHSAEWDHSVDLAGRDVAMIGAGASGFQIAPAIAPDVNRLTVFQRTAQWMFPNPNYHASVGAGMRWALRHLPFYGRWYRFLLFWPGCDKGLEAARVDPDYPDPRRAVSEVNDLARMMFTEWITSQVGDDPELIAKVLPDYPATGKRTLQDNGSWLRTLTRDNVELVRTGIARIEADAVVTEDGTRHPADILIYATGFHANRMLWPMRIVGRGGKVLSEQWGERPSAYLGITVPDFPNFFCMYGPGTNLAHGGSLIFHSECQMRYIAQCLELLIGGGHRWLQPRAECAEDWRRRSQDELSKLVWSQPSVKHSFYKNSHGEIYTLSPWRLVDYWTWTRTPDPKDFEIA, via the coding sequence GTGCGCAACCCACATGCCGGGCAACCGTTCACCGACTCCGACGAGCAGATCGCCCACGCGCTCCTCGACGTCAGCATCCCGACGCTGGTGATGTCGCTGGTCCACATGTCCGGTGACGAGTCGTTGATCCGTGGTCCTCTCCGTCCGGCCGGACTGTTCCTCAACGAGGTGCAGGGCTACATGTCCGAGGAGGACAAGGCCGCGGTGCGCGCGATCGCGCTGCCGATCATCGCCGACTACCGCGACCGAGGATGCCCGGAGCCCGCGCCGATCCGCCCCGAGCTGCTGCACGAGATGATGCAGTGGCTGGTGTGCGAACCCGTGCCCGCTGAATACGTGCCGATGCTGCTGGAGGAGATGGAACTCGACGGGCGCGACACCCGGGCCGTGCCGCAGGCCGATCCGGCGCGGACCGACTTCCCGGTGGTCGTGATCGGGTGTGGCGAATCCGGGTTGCTCGCCGGGATCCGTCTCAAGGAGGCGGGCATCCCGTTCACGATCCTGGAGCGCAACGCCGGGGTGGGCGGGACCTGGTGGCAGAACACCTATCCGGGCGCGCGGGTCGACGTCGGAAACCACTTCTACTGCTACAGCTTCGAACCGTCCGACGGCTGGACGCACTTCTTCGCCGAACAGCCCGAACTTCAGGCCTACTTCCAGCGGGTGTTCGACCGCCATGGCCTCGCACCGCACGCACGGTTCGACACCGAGGTGACCGAGGCGGTCTGGGACGACGACAGCGCGACGTGGACCGTGTACGTGCGCGGCCGGGACGGCGCGGTGAGCAGTCTGCGGGCCCGCGCCGTGATCAGCGCCGTGGGTCAACTCAACCGTCCCCACACCCCGGTGATCGAGGGACAGCACGGCTTCGCCGGGCCCGCGTTCCACTCCGCGGAGTGGGATCACTCGGTGGACCTCGCCGGCCGCGACGTGGCGATGATCGGTGCGGGAGCGAGTGGTTTCCAGATCGCGCCCGCCATCGCGCCCGACGTCAACCGGTTGACGGTGTTCCAGCGCACGGCACAGTGGATGTTCCCCAACCCGAACTACCACGCGTCGGTCGGCGCCGGGATGCGCTGGGCACTGCGCCATCTGCCGTTCTACGGTCGCTGGTACCGGTTCCTGCTGTTCTGGCCGGGCTGCGACAAAGGGCTGGAGGCGGCCAGGGTCGATCCCGACTACCCCGATCCGCGGCGCGCGGTCAGCGAGGTCAACGACCTCGCACGGATGATGTTCACCGAGTGGATCACCAGCCAGGTCGGTGACGATCCGGAGCTGATCGCCAAGGTGCTGCCCGACTATCCGGCGACCGGTAAGCGGACGTTGCAGGACAACGGGAGTTGGTTGCGCACGCTGACCCGCGACAACGTGGAATTGGTCCGCACCGGTATCGCCCGGATCGAGGCCGACGCCGTCGTCACCGAGGACGGAACCCGCCATCCCGCCGACATCCTGATCTATGCCACCGGCTTTCACGCCAACCGCATGCTGTGGCCGATGCGGATCGTCGGGCGCGGCGGGAAGGTGCTGAGCGAACAGTGGGGTGAACGCCCGTCGGCCTATCTCGGCATCACGGTGCCGGATTTCCCGAACTTCTTCTGCATGTACGGTCCCGGCACGAACCTGGCCCACGGCGGGAGCCTGATCTTCCATTCGGAGTGCCAGATGCGCTACATCGCACAGTGTCTGGAGCTGCTGATCGGCGGCGGCCACCGGTGGCTGCAGCCGCGCGCCGAATGTGCCGAGGACTGGCGCAGGCGCAGCCAGGACGAGCTCAGCAAGCTGGTGTGGTCGCAGCCGTCGGTCAAGCACTCGTTCTACAAGAACTCCCACGGGGAGATCTACACGCTCAGCCCGTGGCGCCTCGTCGACTACTGGACGTGGACCCGCACGCCGGACCCGAAAGACTTCGAAATCGCCTAG